In one Lolium rigidum isolate FL_2022 chromosome 3, APGP_CSIRO_Lrig_0.1, whole genome shotgun sequence genomic region, the following are encoded:
- the LOC124698684 gene encoding probable sodium/metabolite cotransporter BASS1, chloroplastic, which translates to MPLLRRLPPVPTTTATLSHHHVTPHKPLRTPPSSLRLAHLRICPAPSIRPLRAIPSTRCHAAGDPAPSTAPSGGSARVALVRIGEALSLGFPVWVASACALALWRPATFLWVSPTTQMIGLSFTMLGMGMTLTLDDLRGALLMPKELAAGFVLQYTVMPLSGYFISKLLNLPSHYAAGLILVSCCPGGTASNIVTYLARANVALSVLMTATSTFAAAFMTPLLASKLAGQYVAVDPMGLFVSTSQVVLAPVLLGALLNQYFNPLVELVSPLMPFIAVATVAVLCGNAIAQNASSILASGLQVVLSVCCLHASGFFFGFVLSRMLGIDIASSRTISIEVGMQNSVLGVVLAGKHFGNPLTAVPCAVSSVCHSVYGSIVAGIWRSMPPNDKGE; encoded by the exons ATGCCTCTCCTCCGGCGACTGCCTCCCGTTCCGACCACCACCGCAACCCTCTCCCACCACCATGTCACTCCCCACAAACCCCTCAGAACCCCTCCTTCCTCGCTTCGCCTTGCCCACCTCCGCATCTGCCCCGCCCCCTCGATCCGTCCCCTCCGCGCCATTCCGTCGACCCGGTGCCATGCGGCAGGAGATCCGGCGCCTTCCACGGCACCTAGCGGCGGCAGCGCAAGGGTCGCGCTGGTGCGAATTGGAGAGGCGCTCTCGCTCGGGTTCCCGGTGTGGGTCGCGTCAGCCTGCGCGCTCGCGCTGTGGCGGCCGGCGACCTTCCTCTGGGTCAGCCCCACAACCCAGATGATCGGCTTGTCCTTCACCATGCTTG GAATGGGGATGACATTGACGCTAGATGATCTGAGAGGCGCACTATTGATGCCCAAGGAGTTAGCTGCCGGATTTGTACTTCAGTACACG GTGATGCCACTGTCAGGATACTTTATCAGCAAGCTATTGAACCTGCCATCCCATTATGCGGCTGGACTGATTTTGGTTTCCTGCTGCCCTGGAG GCACAGCAAGCAACATTGTTACCTATTTAGCAAG GGCAAATGTAGCCCTTTCGGTGCTGATGACAGCAACAAGCACTTTTGCTGCAGCG TTCATGACTCCTCTTTTGGCATCCAAACTGGCTGGGCAATATGTCGCGGTAGATCCGATGGGACTGTTTGTGTCGACATCTCAG GTTGTCCTAGCGCCTGTTCTTTTGGGTGCTCTACTTAATCAGTACTTCAATCCTTTGGTTGAGTTGGTTTCTCCCTTGATGCCATTCATTGCTGTAGCAACAGTGGCTGTTCTTTGTGGCAATGCGATCGCACAGAATGCTTCATCCATCCTAGCATCTGGTCTACAAGTGGTACTATCTGTTTGTTGCTTGCATGCATCTGGCTTCTTCTTTGGCTTTGTTCTTTCAAGAATGCTTGGCATTGATATCGCTTCGTCACGAACAATATCGATCGAGGTTGGCATGCAG AATTCGGTACTGGGTGTAGTTCTTGCGGGCAAGCATTTTGGCAATCCTCTGACAGCAGTTCCATGCGCTGTTTCAAGTGTCTGCCACTCGGTTTATGGTAGCATTGTAGCTGGGATCTGGAGGTCCATGCCCCCAAATGACAAGGGAGAATAA
- the LOC124702725 gene encoding putative E3 ubiquitin-protein ligase RING1a, which translates to MPAQKRPPPSSSPSPSPPSSAVGDNCPPSPSTAERAEKRPKLDENGTANGNGNDFIDTKSAAAAGSESESEVDDAATEKEFIPVKLSDVRKEVQCPICLGIIRKTRTVMECLHRFCRECIDKSMRLGNNECPSCRTHCASRRSLRDDPNYDALISALYPDIDKYEEEELAFNDEENDRNKQIQASIAEAFQKQSEVIGQKFTARATAAAFVRRSRRNMRANGQSKYLRGRGRASSHDVGLSCSNDEQEGNGENYGKESSSAEESSPEKKQKRLPKWPTPRSSPARAGCSDEVADDDKDDVGITRENFSTSPLRAWGKNGTRSQTRHGNFSNSNGRVVKGGRMIKLVDCLRTSDDNDGERGVHLFLIPLDGQTMPNLEKSYLCCGPTLSVKHLCQFVAGQTSHKDEEVEMYTVKSPRSDRNKISSEKAKLAGEERLSDLCSQFTSPNGDLELAYAIKMSN; encoded by the exons ATGCCTGCCCAGAAACGTCCTCCCCCGTCATCCTCTCCGTCTCCATCCCCACCGTCCTCCGCCGTTGGGGACAACTGCCCACCTTCCCCGTCCACGGCCGAGCGCGCGGAGAAGAGGCCCAAGCTGGATGAGAACGGCACGGCCAACGGCAACGGCAACG ATTTCATCGACACCAAGTCGGCTGCTGCGGCGGGGtcggaatcggagtcggaggtggATGACGCTGCCACCGAAAAGGA GTTTATACCGGTAAAATTGTCAGATGTACGCAAAGAAGTGCAGTGTCCCATATGCTTAG GTATCATCCGAAAGACTAGAACAGTTATGGAGTGCCTACATCGATTCTGCAGGGAATGCATTGACAAATCAATGCGACTTGG gaaTAACGAGTGCCCATCATGTCGCACACACTGTGCAAGTCGGCGTTCTTTGAGAGATGATCCAAATTATGATGCCCTGATTTCAGCTTTATACCCAGATATTGACAAGTACGAAGAAGAG GAACTTGCCTTCAACGACGAGGAGAATGATCGCAATAAGCAG ATTCAAGCTTCCATTGCCGAGGCTTTCCAGAAACAGTCAGAAGTGATTGGACAGAAGTTTACTGCCAGAGCCACTGCTGCTGCGTTTGTAAGAAGATCACGGCGTAACATGCGGGCTAATGGGCAGAGTAAGTATCTTCGTGGCAGAGGCAGGGCCAGTTCCCATGATGTTGGTCTGTCATGTTCTAATGATGAGCAAGAAGGAAATGGTGAAAACTATGGCAAAGAGTCATCATCTGCTGAGGAGAGCTCCCcagagaaaaaacagaaaaggtTGCCCAAATGGCCAACGCCGCGTTCCTCACCTGCTCGAGCAGGATGCAGTGATGAGGTTGCTGATGATGATAAGGATGATGTAGGAATCACCAGAGAAAATTTCAGCACATCTCCTCTGCGAGCATGGGGTAAGAATGGTACTCGTAGTCAGACTCGCCATGGCAATTTTAGCAATTCAAATGGTAGGGTGGTCAAGGGTGGTCGCATGATCAAGTTGGTTGACTGTCTCCGTACTTCTGATGACAATGACGGCGAG CGTGGAGTACATCTTTTTCTGATTCCGCTGGATGGACAAACTATGccaaatttggagaagtcgtactTATGCTGCGGCCCAACTCTCTCGGTCAAACATCTTTGTCAG TTCGTCGCTGGCCAGACATCTCACAAGGATGAAGAAGTTGAGATGTACACAGTGAAGTCTCCACGTAGCGATCGGAACAAAATCAGTTCTGAAAAGGCAAAGCTTGCAGGGGAGGAACGCCTTTCTGACCTATGTTCTCAGTTCACTTCCCCCAATGGTGATTTG GAGCTGGCGTATGCCATAAAGATGTCAAACTGA